Proteins from one Escherichia coli genomic window:
- the frc gene encoding formyl-CoA transferase — MSTPLQGIKVLDFTGVQSGPSCTQMLAWFGADVIKIERPGVGDVTRRQLRDIPDIDALYFTMLNSNKRSIELNTKTAEGKEVMEKLIREADILVENFHPGAIDHMGFTWEHIQEINPRLIFGSIKGFDECSPYVNVKAYENVAQAAGGAASTTGFWDGPPLVSAAALGDSNTGMHLLIGLLAALLHREKTGRGQRVTMSMQDAVLNLCRVKLRDQQRLDKLGYLEEYPQYPNGTFGDAVPRGGNAGGGGQPGWILKCKGWETDPNAYIYFTIQEQNWENTCKAIGKPEWITDPAYSTAHARQPHIFDIFAEIEKYTVTIDKHEAVAYLTQFDIPCAPVLSMKEISLDPSLRQSGSVVEVEQPLRGKYLTVGCPMKFSAFTPDIKAAPLLGEHTAAVLQELGYSDDEIAAMKQNHAI, encoded by the coding sequence ATGTCAACTCCACTTCAAGGAATTAAAGTTCTCGATTTCACCGGTGTGCAATCTGGCCCATCTTGTACTCAGATGCTGGCGTGGTTTGGCGCTGACGTCATTAAAATTGAACGTCCCGGCGTTGGTGACGTAACGCGTCGCCAGCTGCGAGATATTCCTGATATCGATGCGCTTTACTTCACCATGCTTAACAGCAACAAACGTTCTATTGAATTAAATACCAAAACAGCGGAAGGCAAAGAGGTAATGGAAAAGCTGATCCGCGAAGCTGATATCTTAGTCGAGAACTTTCATCCAGGGGCCATTGATCACATGGGCTTCACCTGGGAGCATATTCAGGAAATCAATCCACGTTTGATTTTTGGTTCGATCAAAGGGTTTGATGAGTGTTCGCCTTATGTGAATGTAAAAGCCTATGAAAACGTTGCTCAGGCAGCGGGTGGCGCGGCATCCACTACGGGTTTTTGGGACGGCCCGCCGCTGGTAAGCGCTGCAGCGTTGGGTGACAGCAACACCGGAATGCATTTGCTGATCGGTTTACTTGCTGCTTTGCTGCATCGCGAAAAAACGGGGCGTGGGCAACGAGTTACCATGTCAATGCAGGATGCCGTGTTGAACCTTTGCCGCGTGAAATTACGTGACCAGCAGCGCCTCGATAAGCTGGGTTATCTGGAAGAATACCCGCAGTATCCGAATGGCACATTTGGCGACGCAGTACCACGCGGTGGTAATGCGGGTGGTGGCGGTCAGCCTGGCTGGATCCTGAAATGTAAAGGCTGGGAAACCGATCCTAACGCCTATATTTATTTCACTATTCAGGAGCAAAACTGGGAAAACACCTGTAAAGCTATCGGCAAACCAGAATGGATTACCGATCCGGCATACAGTACAGCTCATGCCCGACAGCCACATATTTTCGATATTTTTGCTGAAATCGAAAAATACACTGTCACTATTGATAAACATGAAGCGGTGGCCTATTTGACTCAGTTTGATATTCCTTGTGCACCGGTATTAAGTATGAAAGAAATTTCACTTGATCCCTCTTTGCGCCAAAGTGGCAGTGTTGTCGAAGTGGAACAACCGTTGCGTGGAAAATATCTGACAGTTGGTTGTCCAATGAAATTCTCTGCCTTTACGCCGGATATTAAAGCTGCGCCGCTATTAGGTGAACATACCGCTGCTGTATTGCAGGAGCTGGGTTATAGCGACGATGAAATTGCTGCAATGAAGCAAAACCACGCCATCTGA